One Candidatus Bathyarchaeota archaeon DNA segment encodes these proteins:
- a CDS encoding integrase codes for MLKNRSRKHAKDVTNYAKKYCHCLLKEDFSELRSFSPSKRRHVLAALSNLSKFLGRYEDFKKLIRNYGLKWESVKVEDLLISRLKRFDAQGSVLEWVKVIKERFSQFSVFMDFVTVSGLRLVEAIESYNLMIDLSDKGKLNEYYDVEREVLEHFRFKQLFIRNNKKAFASFVPKQLVKRISREERLTISKIYNRIKRKGFKPRFSDVREYYATYMTKYLTQSEIDFLQGRVSGSVFMRNYFNPALLDDLKERVFKGIKNLKVLA; via the coding sequence ATGTTGAAAAACCGTTCTCGTAAACATGCCAAAGACGTAACAAACTATGCTAAGAAGTATTGCCATTGCTTGCTGAAGGAAGATTTCTCTGAGCTTCGCAGCTTCTCTCCTTCTAAAAGAAGACATGTTCTAGCTGCACTCTCAAACTTGAGCAAGTTTCTAGGAAGATATGAAGATTTCAAGAAACTCATTAGAAACTACGGTTTGAAATGGGAATCGGTTAAAGTTGAGGATTTGCTTATTTCACGTCTTAAAAGGTTTGATGCTCAAGGCTCTGTTTTAGAATGGGTGAAGGTGATCAAAGAGAGGTTCTCACAGTTTAGCGTATTCATGGATTTCGTCACTGTCAGTGGCTTGAGGCTTGTGGAAGCTATTGAATCTTACAATTTGATGATAGACTTGTCTGACAAGGGAAAATTAAACGAGTATTATGACGTTGAAAGAGAAGTTTTGGAGCATTTCAGATTCAAACAACTTTTCATAAGGAACAATAAAAAGGCTTTCGCAAGCTTTGTTCCTAAACAGCTAGTTAAAAGAATCAGCAGAGAAGAAAGGCTAACAATTTCCAAAATCTACAACCGCATAAAAAGGAAAGGTTTCAAGCCTAGATTTAGCGATGTTAGAGAATACTACGCTACTTACATGACGAAGTATCTAACGCAGTCAGAGATTGACTTTCTGCAGGGCCGTGTTTCTGGTAGTGTGTTTATGCGTAACTACTTCAACCCGGCATTATTGGATGATTTGAAAGAACGAGTTTTCAAAGGAATCAAGAATTTGAAGGTGTTAGCCTGA
- a CDS encoding site-specific integrase — MPQAWLQNVKRRTNEDIKERLGIQQIYYMVTANSWPYKTNMEFYIKRDKALMSLLFLTAGRISEVLSLNKEQFDFQADKNFIIIRNMILVKRLKTRKGKPVKHRTAPIRDEVPLALKGPLSKFTRLVQDYLNLIEEPKEKLFKFKRHRAWQIVNNVTGQWCHWFRSQAESYYGKYVFNTPFALRDFVGVSDIESLGPYVKTQWRDYQGKLLGKTD, encoded by the coding sequence ATGCCTCAAGCATGGCTTCAGAACGTTAAACGTAGAACGAATGAAGATATTAAAGAGCGTTTAGGGATTCAGCAAATTTACTACATGGTAACAGCTAACTCGTGGCCCTATAAGACAAACATGGAATTCTACATTAAAAGAGACAAAGCCTTAATGAGCTTGCTATTTCTTACTGCAGGCCGAATCTCTGAAGTGTTATCACTAAATAAGGAGCAGTTTGATTTTCAAGCTGACAAAAACTTCATTATCATACGAAACATGATTCTAGTTAAGAGGTTAAAGACAAGAAAGGGTAAACCAGTTAAGCATAGAACTGCTCCTATTCGTGACGAGGTTCCGCTTGCGCTTAAAGGCCCACTATCCAAATTCACGAGGCTTGTTCAAGACTATCTCAATCTGATTGAAGAACCTAAAGAGAAGTTATTCAAGTTTAAGCGTCACCGTGCATGGCAAATAGTGAATAATGTAACTGGACAGTGGTGTCACTGGTTCAGGAGCCAAGCTGAAAGCTACTATGGAAAATACGTTTTTAACACACCCTTCGCACTAAGAGATTTTGTGGGAGTATCAGATATTGAAAGCTTGGGGCCATATGTGAAGACTCAATGGAGAGACTACCAAGGCAAATTGCTCGGAAAAACAGATTAA
- a CDS encoding DUF1508 domain-containing protein — MPKFEIYKDAAEKFRWRLKAPNGEVIASSEAYESKDGCKNGIYSVKTNAPKAQIADITV; from the coding sequence ATGCCAAAATTCGAAATCTATAAAGATGCTGCCGAAAAATTCAGATGGAGATTAAAAGCTCCCAATGGTGAAGTCATAGCTTCCAGCGAAGCCTACGAATCAAAAGACGGATGCAAAAACGGAATTTACTCAGTCAAAACGAATGCTCCCAAAGCTCAAATCGCAGATATAACAGTATAG
- a CDS encoding DUF371 domain-containing protein: MKAVEAIIARGHEKILATNKSTFEITKDTYLTKRGDCIIAVGAGKGIKDLSDEFKKILRKKDAKLTVVIQVGGEKEVVVARGNSRLTFNHPTDLVVRKSNYICERTLAIKANKAAIDFSRSFVTKLRNSQQEIDVMLTVEDAT, encoded by the coding sequence ATGAAAGCAGTTGAGGCCATAATTGCACGAGGCCATGAAAAAATTCTTGCCACAAACAAGAGCACGTTCGAAATTACAAAGGATACTTATCTAACCAAACGAGGCGATTGCATAATCGCTGTGGGAGCGGGCAAAGGAATAAAAGACTTGAGTGATGAATTCAAGAAGATTCTGAGGAAAAAAGACGCTAAACTGACCGTTGTAATTCAAGTTGGCGGCGAAAAGGAAGTAGTTGTAGCTCGGGGAAACTCAAGACTTACATTTAATCATCCCACTGATCTGGTTGTTCGTAAAAGCAACTATATCTGCGAAAGGACGCTTGCAATAAAGGCTAACAAAGCAGCCATAGATTTCTCAAGGTCTTTCGTGACAAAGCTAAGAAACTCTCAACAGGAAATCGACGTGATGTTAACTGTTGAGGATGCCACATAA
- a CDS encoding GNAT family N-acetyltransferase, with product MKEIIIRKMRKSDLEIVSELAMLANPFAEKAGYKRHIEEELEGKPELAFIAVKDHKVVGYVMGDVTNGHGVLEDIAIDLAHQHQGIGTLLLETELKALKNSQTKIIVAEVHYKCASAIPFYYKHGFRISGIGRNFFGMGHDAIILELILSKTNSHESS from the coding sequence ATGAAAGAAATAATCATAAGAAAAATGCGGAAAAGCGACTTAGAAATCGTTTCTGAACTAGCGATGCTGGCTAACCCCTTCGCCGAGAAGGCAGGGTATAAAAGACATATTGAAGAAGAACTAGAAGGCAAGCCTGAGCTGGCTTTTATAGCAGTCAAGGACCACAAAGTTGTAGGCTACGTGATGGGCGATGTAACCAATGGTCACGGTGTACTAGAAGACATAGCCATAGATTTAGCTCACCAACATCAAGGCATCGGAACACTGCTTTTAGAAACCGAGCTCAAAGCGCTAAAAAACAGTCAAACAAAAATCATTGTAGCAGAAGTACATTACAAATGTGCCTCTGCAATTCCCTTCTATTACAAACACGGATTTAGAATATCCGGCATCGGGCGCAACTTCTTCGGTATGGGCCATGACGCCATAATACTTGAACTCATATTATCAAAGACGAACAGCCATGAAAGCAGTTGA
- a CDS encoding helix-turn-helix domain-containing protein, whose amino-acid sequence MEKKMLISEDRKWREVKEIVIYKHPEKLKPVLSKLTWKILLLLSKKEMYPMEIAKKLNIHEQKVYYHMRKLAKANVIRKVKEEERKGAIAKYYKASFPAFGVELPFGGQKQKMILPSFIDRKTSLFLHPVLKDGLFDGKIVVGSPDPHGAFKTSARDGHYASYLTFFLGRYAELPDEFAIKLDVDVKAEKEEKNNLILVGGPGTNLITQEINDHLPIRFNMTPSEHGFLFGGLVSQKTKNVYTADTVGLIAKIVNPWAKDKRVIVFAGNKAVGTKACVLAFAKFWKQTLKNYQGEDNFGVIIQGFDLDGDGKVDSVEVLE is encoded by the coding sequence TTGGAAAAAAAAATGCTGATCAGTGAAGACAGAAAATGGCGAGAAGTCAAAGAAATTGTCATTTATAAGCATCCCGAAAAACTGAAGCCAGTTCTAAGCAAGCTAACATGGAAAATTCTCCTGTTGCTCAGTAAAAAAGAAATGTACCCAATGGAAATAGCTAAAAAGCTGAACATTCACGAGCAAAAAGTCTATTACCACATGAGAAAGCTGGCAAAAGCGAACGTTATAAGAAAGGTGAAAGAAGAGGAAAGGAAAGGAGCAATCGCAAAATACTACAAGGCAAGCTTTCCAGCTTTCGGAGTGGAATTGCCTTTCGGCGGTCAAAAGCAAAAAATGATTTTACCCTCTTTTATCGACAGAAAAACATCTTTATTCTTACATCCTGTTCTGAAAGATGGTCTCTTCGATGGCAAAATTGTGGTAGGGAGCCCTGATCCTCACGGGGCCTTCAAAACAAGTGCTCGTGATGGCCACTATGCATCCTATCTGACATTTTTTCTCGGGCGATATGCAGAGCTACCAGATGAATTTGCCATAAAGCTGGATGTAGATGTAAAGGCTGAAAAAGAGGAAAAAAACAACCTGATTCTAGTAGGTGGTCCAGGCACCAATCTTATTACCCAAGAAATTAACGATCATCTTCCCATAAGGTTTAATATGACGCCTTCAGAGCATGGTTTTCTTTTCGGTGGTCTAGTTTCTCAAAAGACTAAGAATGTGTATACTGCTGACACCGTGGGGCTAATTGCGAAGATAGTAAACCCGTGGGCCAAAGACAAGAGAGTTATAGTTTTTGCAGGCAACAAAGCTGTAGGTACCAAGGCATGTGTCCTCGCATTTGCGAAGTTTTGGAAACAAACATTAAAGAATTATCAAGGTGAAGATAATTTTGGCGTGATTATTCAAGGTTTTGATTTGGACGGCGATGGGAAAGTTGACTCAGTAGAAGTACTCGAATAG
- the glmS gene encoding glutamine--fructose-6-phosphate transaminase (isomerizing), with protein sequence MCGIFGCILKNGSAAPVIHAALKRLEYRGYDSVGEVTIENGKLFVKKDAGKIDDVHAIRNLDDLPGRIGVGHTRWATHGAPLQVNAHPHFDCSDPPRIAVIHNGIIENFTELKKELEDSGHVFRSKTDTEIIAHLIEENLKKKEFTSKVTAASDFENAVISAIERLQGSYAIAVVSTYEPNRIICVRNESPLVLGIADDAYYFASDIPAFLPLTNKVVFVENGELVTLSDEAYEIKKLVDGSTVVREPKLVDWTSEMAEKQGYPHFMLKEIHEQPLCLRNTLRIQDKYLELLTTFLDRSREVIMVACGTSYHACLAASYMFSKLSFLATHPVIASEFTEQHGKSVNIDSTILAVSQSGETADTLAAVETARQRAATILGLTNGVGSTLTRVSRVYIGQQSGPEIGVAATKTFTSQLSVLSQLAIRLAKKRGKVSQEEIDLLDEKIEEIPDITEKIVKTQEEKVKALAKKYRNKRCFFFLGRGISYATALEGRLKLMEIAYVPSIAFPAGESKHGPISLIEQGFPVIFVCPPDDTRKTLIGNIMEMKARGASIIAICEEGDEEIMKLADDYVEVTRGIPEVLSPIPYVVPLQLFAYYMAIERGYDPDMPRNLAKSVTVK encoded by the coding sequence ATGTGTGGAATATTTGGGTGTATTCTCAAAAACGGCAGTGCTGCGCCAGTAATTCACGCTGCTTTAAAACGACTTGAATACCGTGGCTACGATTCCGTGGGCGAAGTAACAATAGAAAATGGAAAGCTATTCGTGAAAAAAGATGCGGGAAAAATCGACGATGTCCATGCCATACGGAACCTTGATGACTTACCTGGGAGAATTGGCGTTGGACACACTCGTTGGGCGACACATGGAGCACCACTTCAAGTGAATGCACATCCCCACTTTGACTGTTCAGACCCGCCTAGAATAGCAGTCATTCATAACGGTATAATCGAAAATTTCACCGAACTCAAAAAGGAATTAGAAGACAGCGGGCATGTTTTTAGATCAAAGACTGACACTGAGATAATAGCTCATCTGATAGAAGAGAATCTTAAAAAGAAGGAGTTTACATCAAAAGTTACTGCCGCTTCAGACTTTGAGAATGCAGTGATTAGCGCTATTGAGCGTCTTCAAGGTTCTTACGCAATCGCAGTCGTTTCAACTTATGAACCTAACAGAATTATCTGTGTGCGCAACGAAAGTCCTCTTGTTCTAGGCATCGCTGACGATGCTTACTACTTTGCCTCTGATATTCCGGCGTTCCTACCTTTAACAAATAAGGTTGTTTTCGTGGAAAATGGAGAACTGGTAACTCTAAGCGATGAAGCCTATGAGATAAAGAAGCTGGTTGATGGTAGCACCGTGGTTCGCGAACCGAAGCTTGTTGACTGGACATCTGAAATGGCTGAGAAACAGGGGTATCCACATTTTATGTTGAAAGAAATTCATGAACAACCGCTTTGCCTTCGCAATACATTGCGGATTCAAGATAAGTATTTGGAGTTGTTGACAACTTTTCTTGATAGATCTCGCGAGGTAATTATGGTGGCTTGCGGCACATCCTATCACGCTTGTCTAGCGGCATCCTACATGTTCTCAAAACTGTCATTCTTGGCTACTCACCCAGTAATAGCCTCAGAGTTTACTGAGCAACATGGCAAATCGGTTAACATTGACAGCACAATTCTTGCAGTCAGCCAATCGGGTGAAACAGCCGACACTTTAGCTGCGGTTGAAACTGCAAGACAAAGAGCCGCCACAATTCTTGGATTGACAAACGGTGTAGGCTCCACTTTAACTCGCGTCTCTAGAGTTTACATTGGTCAACAATCTGGTCCTGAAATCGGCGTAGCAGCAACTAAAACATTTACGTCTCAACTCTCGGTTCTTTCGCAGTTAGCAATCAGGTTGGCTAAGAAGCGAGGTAAGGTTTCTCAAGAAGAAATTGATCTTCTGGACGAGAAAATCGAAGAAATTCCAGATATCACGGAAAAAATAGTTAAGACACAAGAGGAAAAAGTAAAGGCATTGGCCAAAAAATACAGGAATAAGCGTTGCTTCTTCTTTCTAGGCAGAGGAATAAGCTACGCAACTGCTCTGGAAGGTCGCTTGAAACTTATGGAGATCGCTTACGTGCCATCCATTGCTTTTCCTGCTGGCGAAAGCAAACACGGTCCCATCAGCCTTATTGAGCAAGGGTTCCCAGTGATTTTTGTTTGTCCTCCGGATGATACGCGGAAGACCCTAATAGGGAATATTATGGAGATGAAAGCTCGGGGGGCCTCCATTATTGCCATTTGTGAGGAAGGTGACGAGGAGATAATGAAGTTGGCCGATGATTACGTTGAAGTTACGAGAGGGATTCCTGAAGTTTTATCGCCTATACCTTACGTGGTGCCCCTTCAACTTTTTGCCTACTACATGGCCATCGAACGTGGCTATGACCCAGACATGCCTCGTAACCTAGCAAAGTCAGTAACAGTAAAGTAA
- a CDS encoding protein-L-isoaspartate(D-aspartate) O-methyltransferase, whose amino-acid sequence MKRDTSAWEQLVDNLANEKALRSLDAIRAMKQVPRVLFLPERSVEYASVDAPLPIGNGQTVSAPHMVAIMNEALELELGHRVLEVGAGCGWHASTIAEIVAPKDASRSGRGHVYTVEIVAELARLARENIMRHGFGDRVTVIHGDGSLGYPDQSPYDRILVTAAAPEIPPPLVKQLKIGGVLVTPVGNVHLFQSLIRIRKGADSSLARENLGGVAFVPLTGRFGHKV is encoded by the coding sequence ATGAAAAGAGATACAAGTGCTTGGGAGCAACTGGTTGACAACCTTGCTAACGAGAAGGCTCTCCGTTCCTTGGACGCCATTCGTGCAATGAAACAAGTGCCCCGCGTCCTCTTTTTACCCGAACGTTCGGTCGAATATGCGTCAGTAGATGCACCATTGCCGATAGGCAACGGACAAACAGTTAGTGCGCCTCACATGGTTGCGATTATGAACGAAGCGTTGGAGTTGGAGTTGGGGCATCGTGTCTTGGAGGTTGGCGCTGGCTGTGGGTGGCATGCCTCAACTATTGCAGAGATTGTGGCGCCGAAGGATGCCTCAAGATCGGGGCGGGGACACGTTTACACTGTGGAAATTGTAGCTGAGTTGGCACGGCTTGCTAGGGAGAATATTATGCGTCACGGGTTCGGTGATCGCGTGACTGTGATTCATGGAGACGGTTCATTAGGCTATCCCGATCAGAGTCCTTATGACCGCATTTTAGTAACTGCAGCCGCTCCTGAAATCCCTCCTCCTCTTGTGAAACAGCTTAAGATTGGGGGTGTTTTAGTTACTCCTGTTGGTAATGTTCACTTGTTTCAGTCTTTAATTCGTATACGTAAAGGTGCTGATAGTAGTTTGGCTAGAGAGAATTTGGGTGGAGTGGCTTTTGTGCCCTTGACAGGGCGTTTTGGTCATAAGGTTTAA
- the fen gene encoding flap endonuclease-1 encodes MGVNLKVLVPKTQVDLQNLAGKSIAIDAYNALYQFLAIIRQPDGTPLKNNTGRVTSHLSGLLYRTSNLVEMGIKVAYVFDGAPPALKKVEIKRRIKTKEEATVKYEKALAEGRIEEARTYAQATSRLKDYMEQDSKRLLTLMGIPWIQAPSEGEAQAAYMTKKEVSDFCASQDYDSLLFGAPTLIRNVTISGRRKLPRKPVYVEVVPEVIELSKVLAELGITHEQLVEIGILVGTDYNPKGVKGIGPKTALKLIKEHGSLDELLRTSLKNKEFPANHQRIKDIFLHPKVTDNYSLEWREPDTGGVVDFLCREHDFTEGRVRKALEKMSKGIKEEKAKTTLDAFFG; translated from the coding sequence TTGGGAGTTAACCTTAAGGTTTTAGTGCCAAAAACTCAAGTTGATCTGCAAAACCTCGCTGGAAAATCCATCGCTATCGACGCCTACAATGCTCTCTACCAATTTCTGGCAATTATCCGCCAACCTGACGGCACTCCACTGAAGAATAACACTGGCAGAGTCACCAGCCATCTTAGCGGTCTGCTCTACCGCACCTCAAACCTCGTCGAAATGGGTATAAAAGTCGCCTATGTCTTCGATGGTGCCCCACCAGCCCTAAAAAAAGTTGAAATCAAACGGCGAATAAAGACAAAAGAAGAAGCTACTGTCAAGTATGAAAAAGCTTTGGCAGAGGGCAGGATTGAAGAAGCCCGCACCTACGCTCAAGCCACATCCCGACTGAAAGACTACATGGAACAGGATAGCAAACGACTCTTAACGCTCATGGGCATTCCATGGATTCAAGCACCAAGCGAAGGAGAAGCCCAAGCAGCGTACATGACTAAAAAAGAAGTCTCAGATTTCTGCGCCAGCCAAGACTATGATTCACTTCTATTCGGCGCCCCAACTCTAATCCGCAACGTAACAATAAGCGGCAGACGCAAACTTCCAAGAAAACCAGTATATGTAGAAGTCGTTCCAGAAGTCATTGAACTCAGCAAAGTCTTAGCCGAACTGGGCATAACACACGAGCAGCTGGTAGAAATAGGTATCCTTGTCGGCACAGACTACAACCCAAAAGGAGTAAAAGGCATCGGTCCAAAAACAGCCCTAAAACTCATCAAAGAACACGGTAGCCTTGATGAATTGCTACGAACATCATTAAAAAATAAAGAATTCCCAGCCAACCATCAACGAATAAAAGACATATTTCTCCACCCAAAAGTCACAGATAATTACAGCCTAGAATGGCGCGAGCCTGACACAGGAGGCGTTGTGGATTTTCTTTGCAGAGAACATGACTTCACAGAAGGCAGAGTAAGGAAAGCTTTAGAAAAGATGAGTAAGGGAATAAAGGAAGAGAAAGCCAAAACCACTCTTGATGCATTCTTCGGGTAA
- the psmA gene encoding archaeal proteasome endopeptidase complex subunit alpha has protein sequence MSIFAAPGAYDRAITVFSPDGRLFQVEYALETVNRGATILGIVCPEGVVLGAEEKIESKLQDSSFTWKIFAVDSHIGAAVVGLGSDARILIDQARVYCQSNRLMYDEPIDVEVISKRIGDIKQLYTQHAGVRPFGVSIIFGGIDKTGNRLFSTDPSGTYRAYKAIAVGVGRETVEGILKEEYREDLGLEDSIKLTVKCLRKALEAREEQLRAKISIVPTTTKAYHALPDEEVEKYMKTVE, from the coding sequence TTGTCAATATTTGCGGCACCAGGAGCATACGACCGAGCCATAACCGTGTTCTCCCCAGATGGCCGCTTATTTCAGGTAGAATATGCCCTCGAAACAGTAAACCGAGGAGCAACCATACTAGGAATAGTCTGCCCAGAAGGCGTAGTTTTAGGTGCAGAAGAAAAAATTGAATCAAAACTACAAGACTCAAGCTTCACATGGAAAATCTTCGCAGTAGACAGCCACATCGGCGCAGCAGTTGTCGGCTTAGGCTCTGATGCACGGATTCTAATCGACCAAGCACGCGTATACTGCCAAAGTAACAGATTAATGTACGACGAGCCCATTGATGTTGAAGTAATTTCCAAACGCATAGGCGACATAAAGCAACTTTATACACAGCACGCCGGAGTGCGTCCCTTCGGAGTCTCTATAATCTTCGGCGGCATCGACAAGACAGGTAACCGCCTCTTTTCTACAGACCCCAGCGGAACATACAGAGCCTACAAGGCAATTGCGGTGGGCGTTGGAAGAGAAACAGTTGAAGGCATCCTGAAAGAGGAATACCGCGAAGACTTAGGCTTGGAAGACTCCATAAAACTCACCGTGAAATGTCTCAGAAAAGCGCTCGAAGCCCGGGAAGAACAGCTTAGAGCCAAGATCAGCATAGTACCCACAACTACAAAAGCTTACCACGCACTGCCAGACGAAGAAGTCGAGAAATATATGAAGACCGTAGAGTAG
- a CDS encoding ribosome assembly factor SBDS, which translates to MSERYTVARITRDGERFEILVKPQPARNYTMGRTTSISEVLVTDTIFTDADKGTKASEGKLETAFKTTDILKIAEIILRKGNLQLTTDQRRQLTAEKRRQIIVFIARQAVDPKTNLPHPPLRIEQAMEQIHYSIDPFKEAEEQAKDIIKLLRPILPLKIEQIQVKVRIPPEYAAKAYGTVKGYGTIKREEWRADGSWFSIIEMPAGLYGPFLDKLGELTKGTAEAKKT; encoded by the coding sequence ATGAGTGAACGATACACCGTTGCGCGCATAACCCGCGACGGTGAACGCTTCGAAATCCTAGTTAAACCGCAACCCGCCCGAAACTATACAATGGGCAGAACCACGTCAATATCTGAAGTCTTAGTTACAGACACAATATTTACTGATGCTGACAAGGGCACAAAGGCAAGCGAAGGCAAACTTGAAACTGCTTTCAAAACAACAGACATTCTGAAAATCGCGGAAATAATACTGAGAAAAGGAAATCTACAGCTGACAACAGACCAGAGGAGACAACTAACTGCAGAGAAACGAAGACAGATAATTGTTTTCATAGCACGTCAAGCGGTTGACCCTAAAACAAACCTGCCTCATCCACCCTTACGCATCGAACAAGCAATGGAACAGATCCACTACTCAATAGATCCTTTCAAAGAAGCTGAAGAACAAGCAAAAGACATAATCAAACTTCTACGTCCGATTCTCCCACTCAAAATAGAGCAAATCCAAGTCAAAGTGCGAATCCCCCCAGAATACGCCGCAAAAGCCTATGGAACAGTCAAAGGTTATGGCACGATTAAACGTGAAGAATGGCGCGCAGACGGCTCATGGTTCTCCATAATCGAAATGCCAGCAGGTCTCTACGGACCATTCTTGGACAAACTTGGAGAACTAACAAAAGGAACGGCAGAAGCAAAAAAGACGTAA
- the rrp4 gene encoding exosome complex RNA-binding protein Rrp4 — translation MPTFYERRQLVTPGDLVAEGNYIAGENTFKENEKLYATRVGLVEYEERKVSVVALKSFYIPKVGDTVIGKVMEITLGGWILDIDAPYPAVLRASDVMERSYRPQKNELSSIFDIGDLVIAKIVSYDRTRDPLLTVREPGLGKITRGQIIEITSTKIPRIIGRKGSMISMIKRETGCHILLGQNGVVLISGKNLEDEQLAAMAIRKIEDESHTSGLTDRVAEMLKKEKEGEIKNA, via the coding sequence ATGCCCACATTTTATGAAAGACGACAACTTGTAACTCCTGGCGATTTAGTAGCCGAAGGAAACTACATAGCCGGTGAGAACACATTCAAAGAAAATGAAAAACTGTACGCAACTCGTGTTGGACTAGTAGAATATGAAGAACGAAAAGTCAGCGTTGTCGCTTTGAAATCGTTCTATATTCCAAAAGTTGGAGACACCGTAATCGGAAAAGTGATGGAAATAACATTAGGAGGATGGATTCTAGATATCGATGCACCTTATCCAGCGGTCCTACGTGCTTCAGACGTCATGGAACGGTCATACCGCCCTCAGAAAAACGAACTATCATCCATCTTCGATATTGGAGACCTAGTTATAGCCAAAATTGTGTCTTACGACAGAACCCGCGACCCGCTTCTGACAGTACGAGAGCCTGGTCTTGGAAAAATTACTCGTGGTCAAATCATTGAAATCACTTCAACGAAAATTCCGCGAATTATCGGCAGGAAAGGTTCAATGATAAGCATGATAAAACGTGAGACAGGATGTCACATTCTTTTAGGCCAAAATGGAGTGGTGCTTATAAGCGGCAAGAACTTAGAAGACGAGCAGCTTGCAGCTATGGCTATCCGCAAAATAGAAGACGAGTCCCACACAAGTGGTCTAACCGATCGCGTAGCAGAAATGTTGAAAAAAGAAAAGGAAGGTGAAATTAAAAATGCCTAA
- the rrp41 gene encoding exosome complex exonuclease Rrp41 — MPKAEGKLIDKDGVRIDGRKFNELRPTTIQIGILSNADGSAYIEQGKNKILTAVYGPHEVHPKHLALPDRSRLRCRYHMAPFSVDERKSPAPSRREVELSKVIREALEPSIFLEYYPRTSIDLFIEVLQANGGTRCAGITAASLALADAGVPMRDLTVACAAGKLEGQLVLDLNDSEDKEGEADVPLAYMPNLNAITLLQMDGQLTLEEFEKAIKLSLEGCTQLYKIQKEALKAKYVVVKEEVKE, encoded by the coding sequence ATGCCTAAAGCAGAAGGAAAATTGATTGACAAAGATGGTGTTAGAATAGACGGAAGGAAATTTAACGAGTTAAGACCAACAACGATACAAATTGGCATTCTTAGCAATGCAGACGGCTCAGCATATATTGAGCAGGGGAAGAATAAGATTTTAACGGCAGTTTATGGACCTCATGAAGTTCATCCAAAACATCTTGCTTTACCCGACCGTTCTCGATTGAGATGCCGATATCACATGGCGCCTTTTTCCGTGGATGAGAGAAAGTCGCCCGCTCCTTCAAGAAGAGAAGTAGAACTTTCGAAAGTGATACGAGAGGCCTTAGAACCATCAATCTTTCTAGAATACTATCCTCGAACATCCATAGACCTCTTCATAGAAGTCCTACAAGCAAACGGCGGCACAAGATGCGCAGGAATAACAGCGGCTTCATTAGCTTTGGCAGATGCAGGTGTTCCCATGCGAGACTTGACAGTCGCTTGCGCTGCAGGAAAATTAGAAGGGCAGCTTGTGCTTGACTTAAATGACAGCGAAGACAAAGAAGGGGAAGCAGACGTTCCTCTAGCGTATATGCCAAACCTAAACGCCATAACACTGCTTCAGATGGACGGTCAATTAACGCTTGAAGAATTTGAAAAAGCCATTAAGCTCTCTCTTGAGGGTTGCACACAACTCTATAAGATCCAAAAAGAAGCGTTAAAGGCGAAATATGTGGTCGTAAAGGAGGAAGTGAAAGAATAA